One segment of Rosa chinensis cultivar Old Blush chromosome 6, RchiOBHm-V2, whole genome shotgun sequence DNA contains the following:
- the LOC112172397 gene encoding LEAF RUST 10 DISEASE-RESISTANCE LOCUS RECEPTOR-LIKE PROTEIN KINASE-like 1.4 isoform X4 — translation MPQIFLSPSPIFTVFSFFFVFLCSVNFTLSLSSNSNLPNCTNTFNCGTLHNLTYPFTGGDRPSYCGPPEFHINCLNDSPELSIMSLTYRVLALDQAAQTLSLARTDLWNENCTSDLANSSISSGFFSFSDADNVDITIFYGCNSSSIVPKPENWFHCNINLTSNDAYYLIGPVPLDPIMSTFKCFIGITVPILKLTAAKLVANRSLFKQAIMGGFNANYTNPYLRQCNKCLNVNGECGFDSDSNRPVCICGGRLCDPAGKNNQIPIGLAVGGAILFGIFVGFYAYFVIQRKKKKRAAEAQSKEIPTPLTSKSTVTPSTNLSQSQSIPSYPSFNSKSRSDLGKASTYFGVQVFSYAELEEATENFNPAKELGDGGFGTVYYGKLHDGRVVAVKRLYENNFKRVEQFMNEVEILTRLEHQNLVKLYGCTSRRSRELLLVYEYISNGTVADHLHGKRMESGFLSWPVRLSIAIETADALAFLHRNDVIHRDVKTNNILLDDDFCVKVADFGLSRLFPNDQTHVSTAPQGTPGYVDPEYYQCYQLTDKSDVYSFGVVLIELISSLQAVDTNRHRHDINLANMAINKIQNHLVNELVDPLLGYDKDYSVRIMATAVAELAFRCLQQEKDMRPTMEEVLEGLKAIQNEDLGAQENGEAEAVVLDIGADEVGLLRNLPPPLSPDSVVTDKLVSSSPTPSSF, via the exons CTCCCCAACTGCACAAACACCTTCAACTGTGGCACACTCCACAACCTCACTTACCCTTTCACCGGCGGCGACCGCCCGTCCTACTGCGGCCCGCCGGAGTTCCATATCAACTGCTTAAACGACTCGCCGGAGCTGTCCATCATGTCGCTGACTTACCGAGTCCTTGCTCTCGACCAAGCTGCTCAAACGCTGAGCTTAGCCCGCACGGACCTCTGGAACGAGAACTGCACAAGTGACTTGGCTAACTCAAGTATTTCTTCCGGTTTCTTCAGCTTCAGCGACGCCGATAACGTCGACATCACCATTTTCTACGGTTGCAATTCTTCTAGTATTGTGCCCAAGCCCGAGAATTGGTTCCACTGTAATATCAATCTGACTTCTAACGACGCGTACTACTTGATCGGTCCGGTTCCTCTCGATCCAATTATGAGCACATTTAAGTGTTTTATTGGCATCACGGTGCCGATTCTCAAACTCACTGCGGCTAAGCTCGTTGCGAATCGGTCTCTGTTTAAGCAAGCGATTATGGGTGGCTTCAACGCTAACTATACTAATCCCTACCTCCGTCAGTGCAATAAGTGTCTTAATGTAAATGGGGAATGTGGGTTTGACTCTGATTCGAACCGGCCCGTTTGCATTTGTGGCGGTCGCCTGTGTGACCCAGCAG GAAAGAATAATCAAATACCAATAG GTCTTGCTGTTGGAGGTGCAATCCTTTTTGGCATTTTCGTGGGATTCTACGCATATTTTGTCATCCagcgaaagaagaagaaacgtGCAGCAGAAGCTCAGAGCAAAGAGATTCCCACCCCACTTACAAGCAAAAGCACTGTTACTCCCTCGACTAATCTTTCTCAATCTCAAAGCATCCCTTCGTATCCTtcctttaactcaaaatcaaggTCTGACCTTGGAAAAGCCAGCACTTACTTTGGAGTTCAGGTCTTCAGCTATGCTGAATTAGAGGAAGCCACTGAAAATTTCAACCCTGCTAAAGAACTTGGAGATGGAGGCTTTGGCACCGTTTACTATG GTAAGCTACATGATGGCCGTGTAGTTGCAGTGAAGCGCCTTTATGAAAACAATTTCAAACGGGTGGAGCAGTTTATGAATGAGGTTGAAATCTTAACACGTCTGGAACACCAGAATCTTGTGAAACTCTATGGATGCACCTCAAGACGTAGCCGAGAACTCCTCCTTGTCTATGAATATATTTCTAATGGAACAGTGGCTGACCATCTCCATGGAAAACGAATGGAGTCTGGCTTTCTCAGTTGGCCTGTTAGACTGAGCATCGCCATAGAGACAGCTGATGCACTGGCTTTCCTTCATCGCAATGATGTGATACACCGTGATGTCAAAACCAACAATATACTTCTGGATGATGACTTTTGTGTGAAAGTTGCTGATTTTGGTCTGTCACGGTTGTTCCCCAATGATCAGACCCATGTGTCAACTGCTCCACAAGGGACGCCGGGCTATGTTGATCCCGAGTATTACCAGTGCTATCAACTCACTGACAAAAGtgatgtttatagctttggGGTCGTCTTGATCGAGCTTATATCATCCTTACAAGCTGTTGACACCAACAGGCACCGGCATGATATAAATTTGGCCAACATGGCTatcaacaaaattcaaaatcatttgGTGAATGAGTTGGTTGATCCACTTCTTGGGTATGACAAGGACTATTCTGTGAGGATAATGGCAACAGCTGTTGCAGAATTGGCCTTCCGGTGTTTGCAGCAGGAGAAAGATATGAGACCAACCATGGAAGAAGTACTGGAGGGTTTAAAAGCAATCCAAAATGAAGACCTTGGTGCACAAGAAAATGGGGAGGCAGAGGCAGTGGTCCTGGATATAGGGGCTGATGAAGTTGGGCTTTTGAGGAATTTGCCTCCCCCACTCTCACCAGACTCGGTTGTCACTGATAAATTGGTTAGCAGCTCTCCCACACCTAGTTCCTTTTAG